GAAGCGGAAACGGGTGTGCCTTACCTGTTCGCCTTCGGCAAGGATGAGCTGGGGCTTTCCTAGTCCTTCGCGGTCCATTCGCCATCGCGGGCCGGCCTTGGGCCGCCCGCGGTGGCCGGTGGCGGTGTGGACCGGGCCGTGGGGCTGCTCTATCATTTGCGGTAACCCTCTATCCCGTACGGAGAACGTGCACATGCTCCCCCCTGAACAGCCTTTGAGCACCACCGATCAGGTCCAGAACCTGATCCTGGAGAGTGCCGACTTCGAGGACTTCCTCAACGAGCTTGCCCGCTTTTCCGCGCACCAGATGGCCGGCGGCGGCGACGACGCGCTCTGCGGCATCACGCTGCTCCGGGACCGCAAGGCTGCCACCATCGGCTGGAGCAGCGATTCGGCCCGGGAAGTGGACCAGATCCAGTATTCGCTCTCGCAGGGACCGTGCCTCACTGCTGCCCAGGAGGAGCGCGAGGTCCACGTTCCGGACCTGTTCGAGGAGAACCGCTGGGGTCCGGACTACGCAACAGCCGTGGCTTCCCACGGCCTGCGGTCCGTGCTGTCCCTGCCTTTCAACCTGCAGGGGGAAGCAAAAGCGGCCCTGAACCTGTATTCCGACGCCCCGCGCAAGTTCGATGAGCGTGCGACTGCCAGGGCCCGTGAATTCACCCGGGAGATCTCCCAGGCGCTGCGGCTGGCCGTACGGTTCTCGCTCCACACCGACAGCGCGGCAAACCTCCGGGCCACCTTGGAATCCCGCACCATCATCGATATCGCCATCGGCATTGTGATGGCTCAGAACAGGTGCAGCCAGGAGGCTGCAGTCGCCATCCTGACAGAGGCGTCCAGCAACACGAACACCAAGCTGAGGGACATCGCCAAGTCCCTGGTTGATTCGGTGGGCGGTGTTGGCACCCGGACCCACTTCCAGGAACCGGGGAAGGTCGAGGCGGACCAGAGCGCTTAGTAGGCTCCCTTCCTTGTTACTGGCGGGTTGTGCAGGGGCTTGGGGGGAGGTTACGCTTACGGAGGTTGAGCCGTCGGCCATAGACACCTCTTTTGGAGTACCTATGGACCGCGCCTTAAATGCCTTTGTTAACCTCGACGTTCCCGCCGATGTTGTCCGAATCGATGTCCGGGGAAGCCTCAACCAGGTCTCCAGGCCCGAACTCGCCCACATTATCCGGCGGATCAGGCGGATGGGCATCCGCTCCCATGTCCGTATTGACCTTTCCGGGGCTGTACTCGTGGAGTCGACCGCCCTCGCCGGCCTGCGGAGCGACCTGAATGCCATCGACACCGGTACGCTGCCCGGAATCTATGGCGGCGGCGTTTCCCTGGAGTTCTCCCGCGGCACCGGGGAGCGGGCCGCGGGCCACGACCTAGATGGACCTGGGCTTGCACTCATCGACGGGCTAACCGACGGCTGCGGGGACGCCGGGGACCTTGCCGAGGGTTTTGCGCTGGTGCCCGCCGGCCGCCTCGATGAGTTGTGCGGCCAGTCGCTGGCAGAGTATTCGGACGCGGAACTGCTGGCCGCGAGCGACTCCATCTTTGCCCTGCTGGACAGCCCGAAAGCGTTCCCGGGCTCGGACCTGCTGGGCCGCTACAACGACATCGGAGACGAGCTGCGGCGGCGCCAGCATGAGGCCGGCGCACCTCTTCCCGCCTCGGAGGGGCAGGCGGCCAGCTGAGCGTTGCCGCTGGCCGGGCGTCACTCAATGGTTACCGCAGCCTTCTTGCGGCGGTAAGTTCAGGTGTGCCTACGGTAGAGGCGTGCCGTATGAGGGGGAGGTAAGTCCGCAGGACCGGCCCGAGGTCCAAGGGGCCCGGCTGCTGGCGGAAGGTGCTGCCCTCAAGCAGTTCTCCCGGCGCGGGTTCCTGTCGGGAGCCGGCGCGTCGGGACTGCTGGCCGCGGACATGCTGCTGACCCGCCAGGTGCAGTCACAGCGGCGGATCAATCGGATCCTGCCCGTTGATGACGGCTTCGCCGATGTCTATTATCCCGATGCCAGTTGGTTCCTGTTTCCCGGCTACAAGACGAGCTGGGAAGAAGCCCAGTGGATCCTCAACTCCCTCCGCGGTGCGCTGAACAAGCGCGCCCGGCTTTCCGCCGTCGGGTATTCAAACCAGGGCCTGGACATTGACGAGATCGTGATTGCGGTCATCGAATATGTACGGGCGCAGAAGCTCACCAAGCTGTTCTTCTACGGCCATAGCTTCGGCGGGATGGTGGCCACCCAAGTGGCCGCACGCCTGCTGGAGATCCACGGCGTGGAGGTGCAGTTCATCGTTCTCGATTCCAGCCCCTACAGCAAGCATGACGTCCTGGACCAGAGCTGGTTCGACGGCGTGGTGTTCCTTTATGAGCGCGGGTTCCGGTTCCCGTCCACCCTCCGCGGCGGTTACGAGCTGGGGGAACGGGTCATCCACAAGGACGAACGGAGCTGGCGCCAAATCCTTGACCAGACCCTGGAGCAGCTGTCGCCAATCGCCCCGTCCAGCGTGCTCATCCAGTCCGAGTCCGCGTACATCTACCACTTCGAGGGCAGCAGGTTCGCGGACAAACTGGGCGGCGCCAAGATGGCCTACATCGGCAACCCCGGCGACCGCACTGTCCGCTACCAGACGGCGGCGGAGGCCTGGGCCGTAGCCTACAAGGCGAACATGGTGTCGAGCTCCCTTCAAACCGAGGGCGCCAGGCCGGCGCATGCGAGCCCGGGCTGGAACCCCAACGTCTACCGGCCGGTCCTGGAGGAACTGCTGGATGAGCACTTCCCGCTGCCCCGCGGCGGCTCCCGGGTGACGGTGTTCTAGATCTGGTTCTTCAGGTCAGCCACGGAGTTCAGGACCTGGTTCGGCCGGAAGGGAAACGCTGCGATGTCGTCCTTTTGGGTGATGCCGCTGAGGACCAGGACGGTGTGAAGGCCCGCCTCCATGCCGGCAATGATGTCCGTGTCCATCCGGTCCCCGATCATTGCGGTGGTTTCGGAATGGGCGTCGATCTGGTTCATCGCCGAGCGGAACATCATGGGGTTCGGCTTGCCCACGATGTACGGCTCACGGCCGGTGGCCTTGGTGATCAGGGCGGCGATTGCTCCGGTGGCAGGCATGGGGCCGTCTTTGGAGGGGCCGGTGGCATCCGGGTTGGTGGCGATGAACCGGGCGCCCGCGAGGATCAGGCGGATGGCCATGGTGATGGCTTCAAAAGAGTATGTGCGCGTCTCGCCGAGCACCACGAAGTCAGGGTTCTGGTCGGTGAGGATGAAACCTGCCTCGTGCAGCGCGGTCGTCAGTCCTGCCTCGCCGATGGTGTAGGCGCGGTTTCCGGAATCCGAGCCCCGCACCTGGTCCTTGAGGAACTGCGCGGTGGCCAGGGCGGAGGTCCAGATGTTCTCTTCGGGGATTTCCAGGCCGGAGGAGCGCAGGCGCGCAGCGAGGTCCCGCGGGGTGAAGATGGAGTTATTGGTCAGCACCAGGAAGCGCTTGGAGGTATCCACCCAGCGCTGGATGAGCTCAGCGGCGCCGGGGATCGGCTGGTTCTCATGGACCAGCACGCCGTCCATGTCCGTCAGCCAGCATTCAATCTCCTGGCCGCTGCGGTATACCGCCGGTGATCCCTTGACCTTGTCCTCGTCTGCCATGCCTACCTCCGCCTGTGATGACTGTGATGAAAAGCCCGAAAGGTCCAGTCTAGTGTTGAGGGGTGAACCAAACGCCCGGCATGACGTCCCACCCCCAGCAGCCCGAACCTGAGGAGGCTGCCCCTGAAAAGCCGGAGGTCGGCGTCGGGCCCTGGGAGGGTGAACTGCCCGAAGGCGACCACTGGGACCCCGATCTCCTCGCCGACGGCGACCGCCGCAACGTGCTTGACAAGTACCGCTACTGGAAGCACGAGGCGATTGTGGCGGAGCTGGACTCCAGGCGCCACAACTTCCACGTCGCCATCGAGAACTGGCAGCACGACCTCAACATCGGCACCGTGGTGCGCACTGCCAACGCGTTCCTCGCCAAGGAAGTGCATATCATCGGACGACGGCGGTGGAACCGGCGGGGCGCCATGGTCACCGACCGCTACCAGCATGTCCGGCACCACCCAACTGTGGCGGACTTCGTGGCCTGGGCACAGGGAGAGGGGCTGGCGATCATCGGGATCGACATTTTCCCGGACTCGGTGCCGCTGGAGACCTATGAACTGCCCAGGGACTGCGTGCTGGTGTTCGGACAGGAGGGACCCGGGCTGACGCCGGAGGTCCATGAGGCTGCCGTGGCCACCCTGTCCATCGAGCAGTTCGGCTCCACCCGGTCCATCAACGCAGCGTCGGCCGCGGCCATCGCCATGCACGCCTGGGTGCGCCGGCACGTGTTCAACCAGCACGTGTAGTGGACGCCGGGATCGCGGGCGCCGTGGGCGTAACCCAGAGCACAGCCCGCGCGGAAATGACTAGGATGGTGCTAGCCGTAAGCGGTACTCCAGGGTTACCAGCCCACAGACGAACCTCAGCATAGGAGTCAGCATGCCCATTGCAACCCCAGAGATCTACTCCGAGATGATCGACCGCGCAAAGGCGGGCGGCTTCGCATTCCCGGCCGTGAACGTGACGTCCTCGCAGACGTTGAACGCCGCTCTCCGCGGCTTCGCCGAGGCTGAGTCCGACGGCATCGTCCAGGTCTCCACCGGCGGCGCAGCGTACTGGTCCGGCGCGTCCACCAAGGACATGGTTGCCGGTTCGCTGGGCTTCGCGGCCTTCGCCCGCGAAGTGGCGAAGAGCTACAACGTCAACATCGCGCTGCACACCGACCACTGCCCGAAGGACAAGCTGGACGGTTTTGTCCTGCCCCTGCTTGCGGCGTCCGAGGCTGAGGTCAAGGCCGGCCGCAACCCGCTGTTCAACTCCCACATGTGGGACGGCTCCGCCGAGACCCTGCAGGAGAACCTGCGCATCGCCCGTGAACTGCTGGAGCGCACCGCTGCCGCCAAGATGATCCTCGAGGTGGAGATCGGCACCGTGGGCGGCGAAGAGGACGGGGTTGAGAACGAGATCAACGAGAAGCTCTACACCACCGTTGAAGACGCCCTGGCCACCGTCGAGGCGCTGGGCGCCGGCGAGAACGGCCGCTACATCACCGCACTGACGTTCGGCAACGTCCACGGCGTCTACAAGCCCGGCGGCGTCAAGCTGCGCCCGGAGATCCTCAAGGACATCCAGGCCCAGGTGGGCGCCAGGATCGGCAAGGACAGCCCGTTCGACCTCGTCTTCCACGGCGGTTCCGGCTCCTCGGACCAGGAAATCGCCGACGCCGTCTCCTACGGCACCATCAAGATGAACATCGACACCGACACCCAGTACGCCTACACGCGTCCCGTGGCGGACCACATGTTCAAGAACTACGACGGCGTCCTGAAGGTCGACGGCGAAGTGGGCAACAAGAAGACCTACGATCCCCGCGTCTGGGGCGCAGCCGCCGAAGCAGGACTGGCGGCCCGCGTTGTGGAAGCCACCAAGCAGCTCGGTTCCGCCGGAAAGACCTTCTAGGAATGTCCGACGAGTTCCGCAGGAACCTGATGGGCCCGGAGCCCACGCTCCTGCCCGCCGAGACGGAGGTTTACGAGCAGCTGGAAGCGGGCCGGGAAGCACTGGACCTCGTGGAGAAGCACCCCACATCTTCGCTGCTGTGGGCCGTGCTTGCCGAAGAGGCGTGGGCAGAGGGACGCACCATCGATTCCTACGCCTACTCGCGGGTCGGATACCACCGCGGCCTGGACTCGCTGCGCCGCAACGGCTGGCGCGGTGTGGGTCCGATCCCGTGGGAGCACGAGCCCAACCGCGGCTTCCTGCGGGCGCTGTACTCGCTCGGCCGCGCCTCGGCTGCGATTGGCGAAGCGGAAGAGCCGGCACGGATCGAGAAGTTCCTCAATGATTCCGACCCTGCGGCCAAGGCAGCCATCGAAGCTTCCTAGCAACAGCAACGCGGGGTCACTTAACGCCCTTTCCGGGACTCGGAGACGGCGTTTAGTGACCCCGCGTTGGTTTAACGAACGACGGCGGGCGGTCACCTTTTTCGCGAAAGGTGACCGCCCGCCGTCGTAAGCGGTGATTCTGGTGGTATGGGCCCACGTCCCCAGGGTTCCCTGGCCGAGCTTGCGAGGTTAGGGGGCGGATGGGGACTTCTGCAGCCCTGTCCGCGCCATCGCGTCCGCATAGGCGACCCGCATGTCCTCGAGGTATTCCTCCTGGCGGGCAGGTGAACCGGCGAAGGCACGGCCGCTGAGGGAGCGCACCTTGTACGTCTTCAGGCCACGGCGCCAGAGCAGCGGGACTTCGGTCTTCAGGAGCAGGTTGGCCAGGCGGTTGGCTTCAGTGCCGTGGGCAACGATGACCGAGGCGCGGGGAACCACCGCCAGAAACTTGAGCAGCGGCTTGAGGCCTGCCGAGATCTGGTCCGGGGTGAATTTGCCGTTTGCCTCGCCGGGGATGTGCCAGGGGTGGACATTCCACGGCATCACGAACTCGGGACGCAGGCCCAGCTTCCACTGGATACCCAGCATCCGGGTGGCGGCGTCGTCGTCCCCGGGTGTGATGAAGCCTGACTTGTCTGCCTCCCCGATGTTCGAGTACAGGCTGATGATGCGGCACTCGTCCACATCGTGCATGGGATCGACGTAGGGCACCATAGTGCCGGGCTTGGCGTCCTGCAGGGAATCGCACAGTTCGTTAACGGCAGCAACGTTGGGTTCGTAGCGGCGGCTCAGGAGTTGCTCATGGAAGGATTCGGGTGCCAGGGCTGTCATGAAGTGCTTGATCTCCTGCGGGGATTGATGGTGCTTCCGCCGGTGGAAATGGGCGCACGGCGGCATGGCTCATCAACGGCGGTTATTTGGGGTGGGCCGATTCCTGGTCGGCCTTTGCCAGTTTAGCAAGCCCCGCCAAACGAAACGCCGGTCGCCCGGACCCAAAACGCATGGACAGGTCGCCGGAGCCGCTGGGGACGGCTTCAGGCGCGTATCTTTCAGAACGTAATAACTGCCTGCAGGATCCAGTCACATCCATTGACAGGATTAATCCAGCTTGGTTGGCTTTTGTCACAGCCCGTGATGGGGGACATGGCGGGCTGGTCGCACCCAATTGCACCGGAAGAGGTACAGCACCGTGAGAAATACCCTGGCAACCTTCAGGACCCTGGCAGTATCGGGGGCCCTGGCCCTTGCAGCAATAGCTGCGCCCGCACCCGCGCTCGCCGTCGGCGAAGGCCCCAACTATGACGGCAACGGCCAGATCACCACATCGAAGCTTGCCACCTATGACCAGATGGTCTCGTTCCTCAAGGACCAGGACGCCCGCCAGTCGGCCATGGAGCTTGAAGTCATCGGCCAAACGGTGAAGGGCCGGGACATCCACCTGGTCAAGTACATTTCAGACCCGGCCAAGCCCACCATCCTCTACCTGACGCAGCAGCACGGCAACGAGCAGCTCACCACCGAAGGTGCGCTGGAATTCGTCAAGCACCTTGGCACCGGCAAATCGCAGGATGTCCTGGACGGGGTGAATATCCTCATCGTGCCCATGCTTAATGCGGACGGCGCCATGGGCGATGTGAACTTCCCGCTGGACGACTACCTGGCCAAGGGCGGCCGGAACATGACCCGCTACAACGCGGAGGAGGTTGACCTCAACCGCGACCACGTGGCCAAAATCCAACCCGAGACCCAGGCGCTCCACAACAACGTGATGCGCAAGTACAACGTGGACTACATGATCGACCTGCACCACCAGGGCACCCGCAGCCAGCGTGACGGTGAACTGGTGTCCGGCTCCATCCTGTACCCCACCACCCCCAACGCCGATCCCGCAGTGGTGGAAAAGTCCAAGCAGCTGGGCGCCGTGGTGTTCCACAACGTTGACTCCACGGGCTGGGGCCACCTGGGCAAGTACTTGGGCGGCAGCGCCGAAACCATCAGCCGCAATGGCATCGCAGTGGAATACGGCATCGCAACGCTCCTGTTCGAGATGCGCGGCATGTCCGACCACTACCTGGACGGCTACGCCCTGGGGCTCCGGAGCAACGGCTACCTGATCAAGCAGACGGTGACCACGCTGACCGCCACCGCCGCTGCCATTGCTGACGGTTCAATTGCCGACGCCGACACCTCCTTCTGGGACAGCCTCGCCACCCAGACCTCCCGCCCGGGAGAGGAAGCCGACGACGAGTAGCAGCCCGCGCTGACAGTGCGCCGCGGTCCTCCCTGCGGGAGCCCTTTACCCTGCAGGAAGGACCGCGGCGGCCAACGAGTGGACAAAGTCCCTCATCGGCTAAACTTGGGTGGTAAGAGCCCCGGAACTCTTGCGTCGTTGCGCCGCCCCGCGGACCAGCGAAGGCCGGTACGTTCGGGGCATTCTCATGAACGGCGCTGCGCAGGACCGCCACTTGGTGGCTACCCGGGCAGCCCGAACGAATGGGGGAGGATCCCATGCCAGCAATTGTGATCGTAGGAGCCCAGTGGGGCGACGAAGGAAAAGGCAAGGCCACCGATCTCCTGGGCGGCCGTGTTGATTACGTCGTCAAGCCAAACGGCGGCAACAACGCCGGGCACACCGTCGTCGTAGGCGGTGAAAAGTACGAACTCAAGCTGTTGCCGGCAGGCATTCTCAGCCCCAACGCAGTCCCCATTATCGGTAACGGCTGCGTGGTCAACCTCGAGGCCCTTTTCCAGGAAATTGACGGCCTGCAGGCCCGCGGTGCGGACACCTCCAAGCTCCGCGTCTCGGCCAACGCCCACCTGGTGGCCCCGTACCACCAGGTGCTGGATAAGGTCACGGAACGTTTCCTCGGCAGCCGCGCCATTGGCACAACAGGCCGCGGCATTGGCCCGGCCTACATGGACAAGGTGGCCCGCCTGGGCATCCGCGTGCAGGACGTCTTCGACGAGTCCATCCTCCGCCAGAAGGTGGAAGGGTCGCTGCGCCAGAAGAACGAGCTCCTGGTCAAGGTTTACAACCGCCGCGGCGTGGTGGTGGACGAGATCGTGGAGTACTTCCTGTCCTTCGCCGAACGGCTCCGCCCGCTGGTCATCGACAGCACCCTGGTCCTGAACTCGGCTTTGGACGAGGGCAAGGTAGTCCTGATGGAAGGCGGCCAGGCGACCTTCCTGGACGTGGACCACGGGACGTACCCGTTCGTGACCTCCTCCAACCCCACGGCAGGAGGCGCCTCCGTTGGTTCGGGCATCGGGCCCACCCGCATCTCGCGCTCCATAGGCATCATCAAGGCGTACACCACCCGCGTGGGCGCCGGCCCGTTCCCCACGGAACTCTTTGACGAGATGGGCATGTACCTGCAGAAGACAGGCGGCGAGTTCGGTGTCAACACCGGCCGACCCCGCCGCTGCGGTTGGTACGACGCCGTCCTGGCCCGCCACGCCTCCCGCGTCAACGGCTTCACGGACTACTTCGTCACCAAGCTGGACGTGCTCACAGGCATCGAGCAGATCCCTGTGTGCGTGGCCTATGACGTGGACGGCGTCAGGCACGATGAAATGCCCATGACGCAGACCGAATTCCACCACGCCAAGCCCATCTTCGAGTACTTCGAGGGCTGGACCGAGGACATCACCACCGCCCGTACCCTGGCAGACCTGCCGGAAAACGCACGCAATTACGTGCTTGCGCTTGAGAAGCTGTCCGGCACGCGCTTCTCCGCAATCGGCGTGGGGCCGGACCGGGACCAGACCATCGTAGTGAACGACCTCATCAACGACTGACCGGGCAGGAATTGCGACGGCGGCGGGCCACCTTTCCGAGGGGGTCCGCCGCTTGCGTTTGCCAGGGCCGCCGGGGCGTGGATCAATTTACACAGGATTAACGCGGTTGGCCTTGTGGGGCCGAAGGCGCGCCCGCGAGACTCGTCTGTACACCGTGTGACCCGAGGAAGGATTGTCATGGCCGGAAAGTTCGAAGCGTTCGTTGACTCTGACGCGTATTTCAGGTTCCGGCTCTTGGCACCTGACGGCGCAGTGGTGGCTGTCTCCGGACCATACGAGGACAAGCATGCCCTCGCGGCCGGCATCGCCGCGGTCCGCGAATGTGCAGGGACCGGGCTGGTCACCGATCTCTGCCCCGCCGGCGTGGCCGTGCGCCAGGCCGCGGCTGACGTGCGGGTCCGGGTACCAGTGCCCGCCGGGGTGGACTGTGATGGCCCGCGCGTCCCGGCAGGAGTGCACACCTTTGTCCTCGCCAAAGGGCCTCGGCGGCAGGGAACCAGGCCACGCTGGAGTGCCGCGGCAGCCCGCTGATTCCCTGGAAAAAGGATCTTCAAAGTTTTTTCCCCACACGCGTAACCCTTGGCGTGCCTGCAGCGATTACCCATATGTAGCGCCGGTCTGGAACTTGTCCCCCATCACGTTCCAGACCGGCTCTTCCACTTTCCGAGGGCAGGGGCAGCTGCCGCATGGGACCGGCGGGATGCGCGTGGCGGTCCCGGACGGTGATTACCCTGGGGGTAAAGTTGTGCCGGGAAACCGGCCTTACACAGGCCGGACAGCTTCTCCGTTCAAACGAACCCCCTTTTGACTGAAAGCACTACGTCCGTGAGTGATGCCCTGACAGACGAGGACCTGCGGGACGGGCCCGTCGGGGCAGCCGGCTTCAGCCTTGTCTATCGGACGTATGCATCACAGGTTCTGGGCTACCTGACAGCCCGGGGTGTCGAGGATCCGGAGGCGGCCATGCAGGAAGTGTTCCTTTCCATCCTGCCGCGCCTTGACTCTGTCCACGGGGGAGCCGCAGGACTTCGTACATTCATCTTTTCGGTGGCCCACGCCAGGATGGTGGACGACCACCGGCGCCAAAGCCGCATGCCCGCCAAACTGCCGTTTGAGCCGGAACTGGACCAGCGGCAAGATTCGTCGGCTGAATCAGAGGCCCTTGAGCGTATTTCGCCGCAGGAAGTCCTTGGTCTGCTTGACTCTTTGCCGCACGACCAGCGCGAGGTACTGGCCCTCCGCCTCGTGGCCGGACTCACCGTGGAGCAGGCAGCGGACGCCATGGGCAAGAGTGAGGGCTCCGTGAAGCAGCTCCAGCGCCGGGCACTCCTCAAGCTCCGGGACCTTGCGGAAGTGAAGGAGTACCTGAAGCCGTGACACCACAAGCACACCACCTGTCCGCCATTGCGGAGGAGATGCTCCTCGATGCAGGCCTGGCACAGGACGCGGAACTTCGCCGCGCACTCCTCGCCGTGGGCCGGCTGGCAGAGCTGCCTGTGCCGGTTCCTTCGGGACGGCTGGCAGCGTTGCTGGGCGAGCCCGTCGATGCGGCACCGGAAAGTGTCCCCGCTCAACGCGGCGAAGACACCAGGAACGTCCCGGGCGACGAGCTCGGCAGGCGCCGCCGGCTCCGTTCACACCGTCCCACGGTCGTGGGCTTGGCGCTCGTGGCTGGAATGGGCATGGGTGTGGGTACTGTTGCGGCCAGCCCGACCGGTTCCGCCCCGGCCGGCAGCCTCTCGATACAGCAGATGCTTGAGGACTGGGCGCCCTCCTGGACCATCGGCACGCCCCAGGCCACCGCCCCAGGGTTCCTTCAGCAGGCCAATGACGACGACGGTAGCGGCATCCCGCCGCAGCAGGACGCCGGGCTGGCCGGCAGTGAAGCCCCCGTTGCCGGGGATTCTCCGTTCGCCCTGCAATCGCAGCCATCCAGGCAGGCTTCCTTGCCGCAATCGCCCGGGCAGGTCCGGAACGGTGCGGGGGGACCTTCCGGTGTTACCGGACAGGGCGGGGCGAAGGAGCCGGGGAAGAATGACGGGGCGGCCGCGCAAAACGGCGGGTCCAAAGCTGCTTCCCCGGACAGGGCGGACCAGGGGACCGGCCCGGGCAACGCACCTGATGCAGGCGAAGGAGAATCAGGGTACGGGGTTGGCCCGGCTTCCGGCATCCTTGCGGAAGCCGGGGAGCTGGCAGGAGTGAAGGGCAACGCTGATTCCAAGGTCGCAAAGGTCATGCCGGGGGCCAAGTGGCTGGAAAAGTTCGTCCGCTAAGCGGTCCCTGGCTGGCGGGGTGCTGGCCGTGCCGCCTGGTTCTCCGCGTAGGCTGGGCGCATGGGCCATACTAACGATCCCGCAGTCATTGAACGCCTGATGCGCACCAAAGGGCGCTGGGCCGTCGTTGGCCTCAGCACCAACGAGTGGCGGGCAGCCTTCGATACCTCGCTGTTCATCAGGGACCGCCTGGGCATGGAAATCATCCCGGTCAACCTCCCCGGGGACCCCGTCCACGGCAAAACCGGGTACCGCAGCCTCCTGGACATTCCGCCTTCAAAGCAGCCCATCGACGTCGTCGACTGCTTTGTCAACTCCCAAAAAGTGGGGGCCGTAGTGGACCAGGCGATTGCAGTGGGAGCAAAAGCGGTGTGGATGCAGCTGGGCGTCATCGACGAGGCTGCGGCGGAGCGGGCCAAGGCGGCGGGACTGGACGTCGTGATGGACAGCTGCCCGGCCCAGCAGGCCTGGAAGTTCAACCTCTGACACGCAGGGACTTCAGCGCTTCAAGAACTCCGGATAGTGCCGCTCGGTGACGTCCGGGTGCGCGCGCATCCTGCCCTTGAGCATGTTGAGGCCGAATGACGAAAGCAGGGGGTTGGCCGGATCATCGGTGATTCCCCTCGCCGCCGCCTTCAGCTCTGGTGGCAGCGGGACAGGATCGATTACGGCATCAAGCCTTGGCGACCAGAAAAATGGAACAGAATAGCGGTCCACCCCTGGTGGAGGGGCCTGAACGCGATGGATGGTGGCCGCCAAATACCCTTCCGTGGCCACTTCCAGCATCTCGCCAAGGTTCACCACCAACGCTTCGGGAATCGGCTCCACAGGAACCCATTCGCTGGCTCCGGGCGGCAGGACCTCCAATCCGCC
The Arthrobacter sp. PGP41 genome window above contains:
- a CDS encoding uracil-DNA glycosylase, which translates into the protein MTALAPESFHEQLLSRRYEPNVAAVNELCDSLQDAKPGTMVPYVDPMHDVDECRIISLYSNIGEADKSGFITPGDDDAATRMLGIQWKLGLRPEFVMPWNVHPWHIPGEANGKFTPDQISAGLKPLLKFLAVVPRASVIVAHGTEANRLANLLLKTEVPLLWRRGLKTYKVRSLSGRAFAGSPARQEEYLEDMRVAYADAMARTGLQKSPSAP
- a CDS encoding HAD-IIA family hydrolase, which translates into the protein MADEDKVKGSPAVYRSGQEIECWLTDMDGVLVHENQPIPGAAELIQRWVDTSKRFLVLTNNSIFTPRDLAARLRSSGLEIPEENIWTSALATAQFLKDQVRGSDSGNRAYTIGEAGLTTALHEAGFILTDQNPDFVVLGETRTYSFEAITMAIRLILAGARFIATNPDATGPSKDGPMPATGAIAALITKATGREPYIVGKPNPMMFRSAMNQIDAHSETTAMIGDRMDTDIIAGMEAGLHTVLVLSGITQKDDIAAFPFRPNQVLNSVADLKNQI
- a CDS encoding alpha/beta fold hydrolase; amino-acid sequence: MPYEGEVSPQDRPEVQGARLLAEGAALKQFSRRGFLSGAGASGLLAADMLLTRQVQSQRRINRILPVDDGFADVYYPDASWFLFPGYKTSWEEAQWILNSLRGALNKRARLSAVGYSNQGLDIDEIVIAVIEYVRAQKLTKLFFYGHSFGGMVATQVAARLLEIHGVEVQFIVLDSSPYSKHDVLDQSWFDGVVFLYERGFRFPSTLRGGYELGERVIHKDERSWRQILDQTLEQLSPIAPSSVLIQSESAYIYHFEGSRFADKLGGAKMAYIGNPGDRTVRYQTAAEAWAVAYKANMVSSSLQTEGARPAHASPGWNPNVYRPVLEELLDEHFPLPRGGSRVTVF
- a CDS encoding GAF and ANTAR domain-containing protein → MLPPEQPLSTTDQVQNLILESADFEDFLNELARFSAHQMAGGGDDALCGITLLRDRKAATIGWSSDSAREVDQIQYSLSQGPCLTAAQEEREVHVPDLFEENRWGPDYATAVASHGLRSVLSLPFNLQGEAKAALNLYSDAPRKFDERATARAREFTREISQALRLAVRFSLHTDSAANLRATLESRTIIDIAIGIVMAQNRCSQEAAVAILTEASSNTNTKLRDIAKSLVDSVGGVGTRTHFQEPGKVEADQSA
- a CDS encoding adenylosuccinate synthase — encoded protein: MPAIVIVGAQWGDEGKGKATDLLGGRVDYVVKPNGGNNAGHTVVVGGEKYELKLLPAGILSPNAVPIIGNGCVVNLEALFQEIDGLQARGADTSKLRVSANAHLVAPYHQVLDKVTERFLGSRAIGTTGRGIGPAYMDKVARLGIRVQDVFDESILRQKVEGSLRQKNELLVKVYNRRGVVVDEIVEYFLSFAERLRPLVIDSTLVLNSALDEGKVVLMEGGQATFLDVDHGTYPFVTSSNPTAGGASVGSGIGPTRISRSIGIIKAYTTRVGAGPFPTELFDEMGMYLQKTGGEFGVNTGRPRRCGWYDAVLARHASRVNGFTDYFVTKLDVLTGIEQIPVCVAYDVDGVRHDEMPMTQTEFHHAKPIFEYFEGWTEDITTARTLADLPENARNYVLALEKLSGTRFSAIGVGPDRDQTIVVNDLIND
- a CDS encoding M14 family zinc carboxypeptidase codes for the protein MRNTLATFRTLAVSGALALAAIAAPAPALAVGEGPNYDGNGQITTSKLATYDQMVSFLKDQDARQSAMELEVIGQTVKGRDIHLVKYISDPAKPTILYLTQQHGNEQLTTEGALEFVKHLGTGKSQDVLDGVNILIVPMLNADGAMGDVNFPLDDYLAKGGRNMTRYNAEEVDLNRDHVAKIQPETQALHNNVMRKYNVDYMIDLHHQGTRSQRDGELVSGSILYPTTPNADPAVVEKSKQLGAVVFHNVDSTGWGHLGKYLGGSAETISRNGIAVEYGIATLLFEMRGMSDHYLDGYALGLRSNGYLIKQTVTTLTATAAAIADGSIADADTSFWDSLATQTSRPGEEADDE
- a CDS encoding DUF3151 domain-containing protein; amino-acid sequence: MSDEFRRNLMGPEPTLLPAETEVYEQLEAGREALDLVEKHPTSSLLWAVLAEEAWAEGRTIDSYAYSRVGYHRGLDSLRRNGWRGVGPIPWEHEPNRGFLRALYSLGRASAAIGEAEEPARIEKFLNDSDPAAKAAIEAS
- the fbaA gene encoding class II fructose-bisphosphate aldolase; translation: MPIATPEIYSEMIDRAKAGGFAFPAVNVTSSQTLNAALRGFAEAESDGIVQVSTGGAAYWSGASTKDMVAGSLGFAAFAREVAKSYNVNIALHTDHCPKDKLDGFVLPLLAASEAEVKAGRNPLFNSHMWDGSAETLQENLRIARELLERTAAAKMILEVEIGTVGGEEDGVENEINEKLYTTVEDALATVEALGAGENGRYITALTFGNVHGVYKPGGVKLRPEILKDIQAQVGARIGKDSPFDLVFHGGSGSSDQEIADAVSYGTIKMNIDTDTQYAYTRPVADHMFKNYDGVLKVDGEVGNKKTYDPRVWGAAAEAGLAARVVEATKQLGSAGKTF
- a CDS encoding TrmH family RNA methyltransferase, with the translated sequence MTSHPQQPEPEEAAPEKPEVGVGPWEGELPEGDHWDPDLLADGDRRNVLDKYRYWKHEAIVAELDSRRHNFHVAIENWQHDLNIGTVVRTANAFLAKEVHIIGRRRWNRRGAMVTDRYQHVRHHPTVADFVAWAQGEGLAIIGIDIFPDSVPLETYELPRDCVLVFGQEGPGLTPEVHEAAVATLSIEQFGSTRSINAASAAAIAMHAWVRRHVFNQHV